A genomic region of Anopheles aquasalis chromosome Y, idAnoAquaMG_Q_19, whole genome shotgun sequence contains the following coding sequences:
- the LOC126579849 gene encoding vacuolar protein sorting-associated protein 18 homolog: protein MASIFDQYSSALIREKSVDEDANAGPKTSGYVSVRTRKDVPIFSKQKMNLNLPSNILHMSVQNNWLIILMTNSTILRMNLTQPDKFTEVPIDKFIGGLRPSSIYVDPLGAHTLLTFLPKSTGFSPEIMYLQRGSFKPKFVSKLKDQDVTAVAFNHLNTSETNTGPILLGTAHGVIWEAEIGIESGDKLAQYNIKQVFDVGNAITGLEFFVKADSRTVNCIILVLTVDQLYKFHSSQSGVVAQEFRTAGFLQTVFNFLLKKEPVGATGMNQLPKLAFNYERDCPKSFSYLTEDAVSHQEIEPSMSQQHFRVQMELITNPKGHEMPPPASSHKVTPKRTGPISFVLTDFHVMLLYADHVAAVSLLDHQVVYEEYFVEQYGRLINIVKDIRSNVIFVYSNKLIFRYKIVDESRNAWKLYADRQKFDLALQYCNKNPAHRDIVLVKQAQSYFYAGNYFEAARIFSETTLGFEEVCLKFMQVDANEALLLYLRNRLSQLKPHEKTQITMLIVWIVQLYLVQISHVTAVSAELAVELQQEFDAFMGNKTVMQCVRKNRNSIYDLMSSYGDTHNLTALTTINQEYEAVIKQYINQNRYEEALHVLSAQAKSEQIYKFAPILMEVLPKQTVDMLIAHGHRLMDPLKLMPTLLQLESKEQAEQAVRFLEYRIHSLGCTERAIHNFLIQLYVTYYADQLLTFLESQGKEVTLVNYDPHYALRLSLKHGIIQASVFLQCLLEMWIPAVQLALTLEGTAGRQLARQTAGQPFDRDVRKRMWLIIAEHEIKRLGDADVQQALTILNECDLLRIEDLLPYFSDFQKIDHFKEAICTSLKEYNRKIQEQRKDMEESTKSAAKVRNELQKFRNRSVTLGASDQCDICYSMLLVRPCLVFHCGHKFHADCLERRVVPLLTPEQAKRLKMLKHTLASAQNFVDNVSAAGSAPPTISHKEKLKSEIENIILSQCLYCGELMISNLDQPFVQNWQQADSEWD, encoded by the exons ATGGCTTCAATTTTTGACCAATACTCGTCCGCGCTGATAAGAGAAAAGTCGGTTGACGAAGATGCCAACGCAGGGCCCAAAACATCCGGCTACGTCAGCGTGCGTACGCGAAAGGACGTTCCGATATTTAGCAAGCAGAAGATGAACCTAAACCTGCCGTCCAATATCTTGCACATGTCGGTGCAGAACAACTGGCTGATCATACTTATGACCAACTCGACCATTCTGCGTATGAATCTGACGCAACCGGACAAATTTACCGAGGTGCCGATCGACAAGTTTATCGGGGGGCTGCGTCCGTCCAGCATTTACGTGGATCCACTCGGCGCCCATACGTTGCTGACATTCCTGCCTAAGTCGACCGGGTTTTCGCCGGAAATAATGTATCTGCAGCGCGGCAGCTTCAAGCCAAAGTTTGTCTCCAAGCTGAAGGATCAGGATGTAACAGCCGTCGCGTTTAACCATCTGAATACCTCGGAAACGAATACGGGGCCCATCTTGCTGGGGACCGCCCACGGCGTCATCTGGGAGGCGGAGATCGGCATCGAGAGTGGCGACAAGCTGGCGCAGTACAACATCAAGCAGGTGTTCGACGTTGGCAACGCGATCACCGGTCTCGAGTTCTTCGTCAAAGCGGACAGTCGAACCGTGAACTGCATCATTCTGGTGCTAACGGTCGATCAGCTGTACAAGTTTCATAGCTCCCAGTCGGGTGTTGTGGCACAGGAATTTCGAACCGCCGGTTTTCTGCAGACTGTGTTCAACtttcttttgaaaaaagaACCAGTCGGTGCAACCGGTATGAATCAATTGCCAAAGCTAGCGTTCAACTACGAGAGAGATTGCCCGAAGAGCTTCAGCTATCTAACGGAAGATGCTGTCTCGCACCAGGAGATCGAGCCATCCATGAGCCAGCAGCATTTTAGAGTGCAGATGGAGCTGATAACCAATCCTAAGGGGCACGAAATGCCCCCTCCCGCCAGCTCCCACAAGGTGACACCGAAGAGGACCGGTCCAATCTCTTTCGTGCTGACGGACTTCCACGTGATGCTGCTGTATGCCGACCATGTCGCTGCTGTCTCGTTGCTCGATCACCAAGTCGTGTACGAAGAGTATTTTGTGGAGCAGTATGGGCGTCTGATCAATATAGTGAAGGATATACGGTCGAATGTTATCTTCGTATACAGCAATAAGCTGATTTTTCGATATAAG ATTGTTGACGAGTCTCGGAACGCCTGGAAGCTTTATGCAGATCGGCAAAAGTTCGATCTAGCGCTGCAGTACTGCAACAAAAACCCTGCGCACCGTGATATCGTGCTTGTCAAGCAGGCTCAATCGTACTTTTACGCCGGGAACTATTTCGAAGCCGCTCGTATCTTTTCGGAAACCACGCTCGGCTTCGAGGAGGTTTGCCTCAAGTTCATGCAGGTCGACGCAAACGAAGCGTTGTTGCTGTACCTGCGCAACCGACTGAGCCAGCTGAAGCCGCACGAGAAAACGCAAATCACGATGTTGATTGTGTGGATCGTGCAGCTGTATCTGGTGCAAATCTCGCACGTTACCGCTGTGTCGGCGGAGCTGGCCGTAGAGCTGCAACAAGAGTTTGACGCTTTCATGGGCAATAAGACGGTGATGCAGTGTGTGCGCAAGAATCGCAACTCCATTTATGATTTAATGTCATCATACGGTGACACACACAATTTGACCGCTCTCACCACGATTAACCAGGAGTACGAAGCGGTCATCAAGCAGTACATAAACCAGAACCGCTACGAGGAGGCGCTACATGTACTGTCGGCGCAAGCCAAATCGGAGCAAATCTACAAGTTCGCACCAATACTGATGGAGGTGCTGCCTAAGCAAACGGTAGACATGCTGATTGCGCATGGCCATAGGCTGATGGATCCGCTAAAGCTGATGCCgacgctgctgcagctggagtCGAAGGAGCAGGCCGAACAGGCGGTACGCTTCTTAGAGTACAGGATTCATTCGCTGGGCTGTACGGAGCGTGCGATACACAACTTTCTTATTCAGCTCTACGTGACATACTATGCTGATCAGTTGCTTACGTTCCTCGAATCGCAAGGCAAGGAAGTTACGCTCGTTAATTATGATCCGCACTATGCGTTGCGTCTGAGCCTGAAACACGGCATCATTCAGGCGAGCGTATTCTTGCAGTGCCTGCTGGAGATGTGGATACCGGCCGTACAGCTGGCGCTTACGCTGGAAGGAACCGCGGGGCGTCAGCTCGCCCGTCAGACGGCCGGGCAACCGTTCGATCGGGACGTGCGCAAGCGCATGTGGTTGATCATCGCCGAGCACGAGATAAAGCGCCTGGGCGATGCCGATGTTCAGCAAGCGCTCACCATTCTCAACGAGTGCGATTTGCTGCGGATCGAAGATTTGCTACCCTACTTTTCGGACTTTCAAAAAATTGACCACTTCAAAGAGGCGATCTGCACATCACTAAAAGAGTACAATCGGAAGATACAGGAGCAACGGAAGGACATGGAGGAATCAACGAAGTCGGCCGCAAAAGTGCGGAACGAGCTGCAAAAGTTCCGCAATCGGTCGGTTACGCTTGGCGCCTCTGATCAGTGCGATATCTGTTACAGTATGTTACTAGTCCGGCCGTGCCTGGTGTTCCATTGTGGACACAAATTCCATGCAGATTGTCTGGAACGGCGCGTTGTGCCTCTGCTGA CTCCCGAGCAAGCAAAGCGATTAAAGATGCTAAAGCACACGTTGGCCAGCGCGCAAAACTTTGTCGACAATGTCAGTGCGGCCGGCAGTGCGCCGCCAACCATCTCTCACAAGGAGAAGTTGAAGAGCGAAATCGAAAATATCATCTTATCGCAGTGCTTGTACTGCGGCGAACTAATGATAAGTAACCTTGATCAGCCGTTTGTCCAAAATTGGCAGCAGGCGGACAGCGAATGGGATTAG